The following proteins are encoded in a genomic region of Drosophila miranda strain MSH22 chromosome 4, D.miranda_PacBio2.1, whole genome shotgun sequence:
- the LOC108161216 gene encoding GTPase-activating protein CdGAPr-like codes for MGSSIASQSIGGDLPNSSLRSFSPESCWFIIRVCPQRCEPFLIKRSFENMQLLDEMLHRCVYDRKISGLRNMAELAEELPSETDVEYAVGKYLERFSKIASDSLTCGTILTWLQLDNKGRRLPLADGETQRTINTPAVGAAYGVRRYQAQAPDEINIEVGDMISVIDMPSPAESIWWRGKKSHLQKSLYEVGFFPQSCVATIGDKVPRNFPMPAPLVGHLDASPTKPVLRKHGKLIAFFRSFILSRPSRRRLKQSGIYRERVFNCDLSEHLLNSGQDIPMVLRSCAEFIENYGVIDGIYRLSGITSNIQRLRRAFDEERVPDLGNPEMKQDIHAVSSLLKMYFRELPNPLCTYQLYDNFVEAIQVKADEADERLRLMKETVLKLPPPHYRTLKYLAEHLYKVSQHHERTGMTDKNLAIVWAPNLLRSPALESGGVAALRGVGVQAVVTEYLIRNCHNIFDALEDQRHSVLPVAVALNPSERGELRLESLTDCESLLVEQREQDQSLGMVERPKSLSTGGAKLISLEEAQERHSRIEGGDLKHSLPISMLASSCSSCSSTTNAAAAAGNAATNIGSYIEVGGGPSSLPDKYHTVLSAPRSWQKRKPDKTPSWKSIFTRSQRQGNVDPSHKITIEAGGGKLDPVSSRVSFVQASHAHASKELSKHDKPKSIELLETTHEREPKPMELCIRSNSIDSLRTVGHSRSVSHDSYFDLLQSPQRGHVTTCPSRELSELGLNFDREEPEMRIFSESESLVSSPRVGKENVPPASGCATRRIMRARPEEFSSQTNSVNPSPKKQPRLNLLSPSSARALPLPLPATAVAAAAQPQHHCGHEPAGAENCCKRYKLEDQLCDIQFIDCGTPEHAPTVQQQFASVEVHPPPKPARSHVPGPTSPASARYSYPSVQLGAKRKEQQAAKERFSYQGTFMQQGGKPEQTPRAAVHNNTVPMRTKPRVELPPDATDSQGKLSVATPTTPQRSPRYSLLLCDTEESSENSSAVTTPQYDMEPLMRTSAMSGISGVSSNMQQQLLMGGGSSHESLGQHFNNHQDLEQRDMNALKRELSLDLPPVQPRLPQPANRAATLPVKEQLQAAAAAASPNNSNFTDNTSQSVTPSEYGYQHLQRHLSMHSLLATEESSPVYEDFEQTPSNGLHKLVAATSPIKSTISITYKSPEKEKPQQKLLETNFDENIVYEQVKLFRNSVTEVNQMMLRDQETRPACLKQIEKEEHDVCASKAEEMTEQLLQLEKEQQQQQQLLEHQELTEEDEQESQLLYEKIELRKPKTVYENLRGEEMKLILEPDLKPNVNSDRIELDSLDSLPDNMEQEHELPTELHLAPMPAMPVSKSPSFSVKELANKFESSPVEQLPSFDFSVRGGSMKKPNELSVPLSMPKAMPAPVSLKKLNNAQKITRSLDENAFVREFGGKQLQDLSLSKLPELPEMNNRRKSFDFTRPKTLNPPKRLPGMGITEEICQKRGSGGGEPEPIAITPTTENRISLIQNNVPKDQPASATPFPPPVGRKSVFAGVILDRERIEKIKEERRQQCRQKYHGNTLKSRSKTEPNSTDDSNFPATESLRIKSKSRGDMHSLQKDMDMNLKQLARVPGGGSESTLHTVPSDYVGQGNGQQGQQQQRVRSISDEKNQNCDTNSGGGVAGGGGVGTTLLSVKTAAQKYGNQKAAPSSSASIQSSSSSSSGLVRGPPPQPLPRERMPQRNSLAAEINASANNREKISPQFSIRDVIAMFESRSQNQ; via the exons ATGGGCAGCAGCATAGCCTCCCAGTCGATTGGCGGGGATCTGCCGAACAGCTCGCTGAGAAGCTTCTCCCCCGAGAGCTGTTGGTTCATCATTCGTGTGTGTCCGCAGCGCTGCGAGCCCTTTCTGATCAAAAGATCCTTTGAGAATATGCAACTGCTCGACGAAATGCTGCATCGCTGTGTGTACGATCGAAAGATCAGTGGCCTGAGGAACATGGCAGAGCTGGCCGAAGAGCTGCCGAGCGAAACGGATGTGGAGTATGCGGTGGGCAAGTACTTGGAGCGCTTCTCGAAGATTGCCTCTGATTCCCTGACCTGCGGCACCATCCTGACGTGGCTGCAGCTGGACAACAAGGGGCGACGCCTGCCCCTGGCCGATGGCGAGACGCAGCGAACAATCAACACCCCGGCGGTGGGGGCAGCCTACGGCGTGAGGCGCTATCAGGCCCAGGCCCCAGACGAAATAAACATCGAAGTGGGGGACATGATCTCAGTGATCGACATGCCCAGTCCCGCCGAATCGATTTGGTGGCGCGGCAAGAAGTCCCATCTGCAAAAGTCCCTCTACGAGGTGGGCTTCTTTCCGCAGTCGTGCGTGGCCACCATTGGCGACAAGGTGCCGAGGAATTTCCCCATGCCAGCGCCCCTAGTGGGCCATCTGGATGCCTCACCCACGAAGCCAGTGCTGCGGAAACATGGCAAGCTGATAGCCTTCTTTCGATCCTTTATCCTGTCGCGTCCGTCGCGGCGACGGCTCAAACAGAGCGGCATTTACCGCGAACGGGTGTTCAACTGCGATTTGTCGGAACATTTGCTAAACAGCGGCCAGGATATACCCATGGTCCTGCGATCCTGTGCGGAGTTTATAGAGAATTATGGTGTCATCGATGGCATCTATCGACTCTCTGGCATCACCTCGAATATCCAGCGTTTGAGACGCGCCTTTGACGAGGAACGAGTCCCGGATCTAGGCAATCCGGAGATGAAACAGGACATCCATGCCGTCAGTTCGTTGCTAAAAATGTACTTCCGTGAGCTGCCAAATCCTCTGTGCACCTACCAGCTTTACGACAATTTCGTGGAGGCCATACAGGTGAAGGCCGACGAGGCGGATGAGCGTCTGAGGCTGATGAAGGAGACGGTATTGAAGCTGCCGCCGCCACACTACAG AACCCTCAAATATCTGGCTGAGCATTTGTACAAGGTCTCGCAGCATCACGAACGCACTGGCATGACGGACAAGAATCTGGCCATTGTTTGGGCCCCCAATTTGTTGCGTTCCCCTGCCCTCGAGTCTGGTGGGGTGGCCGCCCTTCGAGGCGTTGGCGTCCAGGCCGTGGTCACCGAGTACCTGATACGGAACTGCCATAACATATTCGATGCTCTGGAGGATCAGCGTCACAGTGTgctgccagtggcagtggcactgaATCCTAGCGAGAGAGGAGAGCTCCGTTTGGAGTCCCTCACCGACTGCGAGAGCCTGCTGGTGGAACAACGCGAACAGGATCAATCTTTGGGTATGGTAGAGCGCCCCAAGAGCCTGAGCACGGGAGGAGCCAAGCTCATCAGCCTGGAGGAGGCCCAAGAGCGACACTCACGCATCGAGGGGGGAGATCTGAAGCATTCGCTGCCGATTAGCATGCTGGcaagcagctgcagcagctgcagcagcaccaccaatgccgctgctgctgctgggaacGCTGCCACCAATATAGGATCTTATATCGAGGTGGGGGGAGGTCCCTCCAGTCTCCCCGACAAATACCACACAGTGCTGTCGGCGCCACGCAGCTGGCAGAAGCGTAAACCAGACAAAACGCCCTCATGGAAGTCGATTTTTACGCGCAGTCAGCGTCAGGGCAATGTCGATCCCAGCCACAAGATCACCATTGAAGCGGGTGGAGGAAAATTGGATCCTGTGTCCTCGCGCGTTAGCTTTGTCCAGGCCTCCCATGCGCATGCCAGCAAGGAGCTCTCGAAGCACGACAAGCCCAAATCCATAGAGCTGCTGGAGACGACACACGAACGAGAGCCCAAGCCCATGGAGCTGTGCATACGCTCCAATTCCATTGACAGCCTGCGGACGGTGGGTCATTCGCGCAGCGTCTCCCATGACTcgtactttgatctgctgcagTCCCCCCAGCGGGGACACGTGACCACCTGCCCCTCGAGGGAGCTCTCAGAACTGGGGCTCAATTTCGATCGCGAGGAGCCGGAGATGCGCATCTTTTCGGAGAGCGAATCGCTGGTCAGTTCCCCGCGTGTGGGCAAAGAGAACGTGCCCCCGGCCTCGGGCTGCGCCACGCGCAGGATAATGCGCGCCCGCCCCGAGGAGTTCTCCAGTCAGACGAACAGCGTGAATCCCAGTCCCAAGAAGCAGCCGCGTCTCAATCTATTGTCTCCCTCGTCGGCCAGAGCCCTGCCTCTTCCATTGCCAGCCACTGCCGTGGCGGCAGCGGCTCAACCGCAGCACCATTGCGGCCACGAGCCAGCGGGTGCGGAGAACTGCTGCAAGCGCTACAAACTGGAGGATCAGCTCTGCGATATACAGTTTATTGATTGCGGCACGCCCGAGCATGCGCCGACGGTGCAGCAACAGTTTGCCAGCGTGGAAGTGCATCCGCCACCGAAGCCCGCTAGGTCGCATGTGCCAGGACCCACATCTCCTGCCTCGGCGCGGTATAGCTATCCCTCAGTGCAGTTGGGGGCCAAGCGAaaggagcagcaggcggccAAGGAGAGATTTAGCTACCAGGGGACGTTCATGCAGCAAGGGGGGAAGCCAGAGCAGACCCCACGTGCCGCAGTGCA CAATAACACGGTACCAATGCGCACCAAACCCCGAGTGGAACTGCCGCCAGATGCCACCGATTCGCAGGGAAAGCTTTCGGTGGCCACACCCACAACGCCACAAAGAAGTCCACGATACAGCCTGCTGCTGTGCGACACGGAGGAGAGCTCTGAGAACAGTTCGGCTGTGACCACACCCCAATACGATATGGAGCCACTGATGCGAACCTCAGCGATGTCGGGCATCTCTGGGGTATCCTCCaacatgcagcagcagctgctgatgGGAGGCGGTAGCTCTCATGAGAGTCTGGGACAGCAT TTTAACAATCACCAAGACCTGGAACAGCGTGATATGAATGCCCTGAAACGAGAGTTGTCATTAGATTTGCCACCAGTGCAGCCACGCCTGCCGCAGCCCGCGAATCGTGCGGCCACATTGCCCGTGAAGGAACAActgcaggcagcagcagccgctgcCTCGCCCAACAATTCGAATTTCACGGACAACACTAGTCAGTCGGTAACGCCCAGCGAATACGGCTACCAGCATTTGCAGCGGCATCTCAGCATGCACTCGCTGTTGGCCACAGAGGAGAGCTCCCCGGTGTACGAGGACTTTGAGCAGACGCCCAGCAATGGACTGCACAAACTGGTGGCAGCCACAAGTCCCATTAAGTCAACCATAAGCATCACCTACAAGTCCCCGGAGAAGGAGAAGCCCCAGCAGAAGCTGCTGGAAACCAACTTTGACGAGAATATCGTGTATGAACAGGTGAAGCTCTTCCGCAATTCGGTGACGGAAGTCAATCAGATGATGCTGAGAGACCAGGAGACGCGGCCCGCCTGTCTGAAGCAGATCGAGAAGGAGGAGCACGATGTGTGTGCCAGCAAGGCGGAAGAGATGACAGAGCAATTGCTGCAATTGgaaaaggagcagcagcagcagcaacagctcttGGAGCATCAGGAACTGACCGAAGAGGATGAGCAGGAATCCCAATTGCTCTACGAAAAAATTGAGCTACGAAAACCGAAAACAGTCTACGAAAATCTACGTGGCGAGGAAATGAAACTCATTTTAGAGCCAGACCTCAAACCAAACGTCAACAGTGATCGAATCGAATTGGATAGTCTCGACAGTTTGCCCGACAACATGGAACAGGAGCACGAGCTGCCAACAGAACTCCATCTGGCACCAATGCCAGCCATGCCAGTCAGCAAATCGCCATCTTTCAGTGTCAAGGAGTTGGCCAATAAATTCGAGAGTTCACCCGTGGAGCAGCTGCCCAGCTTTGACTTTTCGGTGCGCGGCGGCTCCATGAAGAAGCCAAATGAGTTGAGTGTGCCTCTGTCCATGCCCAAGGCCATGCCCGCACCTGTCTCACTAAAGAAACTGAACAACGCACAGAAGATCACGCGTTCGCTGGACGAGAATGCCTTTGTGCGTGAGTTTGGGGGCAAACAGTTGCAGGATCTGTCGTTGAGCAAGTTGCCAGAGCTGCCAGAAATGAACAATCGCCGCAAGAGCTTCGATTTTACGCGTCCCAAGACTTTGAATCCCCCAAAGAGGCTGCCGGGGATGGGCATCACCGAGGAGATCTGTCAGAAgcgcggcagcggcggcggcgaaCCCGAACCGATTGCCATCACTCCCACCACAGAGAATCGCATTTCCCTCATACAGAATAATGTACCCAAAGATCAGCCAGCATCAGCAACGCCGTTTCCCCCACCTGTCGGACGAAAGAGTGTGTTCGCGGGAGTGATTCTCGATCGCGAGCGCATTGAGAAGATCAAGGAGGAGCGACGCCAGCAGTGTAGACAGAAGTACCATGGCAACACATTGAAGTCGCGATCCAAAACGGAACCCAACTCAACGGACGACAGTAATTTCCCCGCCACGGAGTCGTTGCGCATTAAATCCAAGTCACGCGGTGATATGCACTCACTGCAAAAGGACATGGACATGAATCTAAAGCAACTGGCCCGTGTACCGGGCGGTGGCTCTGAGAGCACACTACATACAGTGCCCAGCGATTACGTGGGGCAAGGAAATGGACAGCAgggacaacagcagcagcgtgTGCGTAGCATTTCCGATGAAAAGAATCAAAATTGTGATACCAATAGTGGTGGTGGAGTTGCAGGTGGAGGTGGTGTTGGCACAACGCTTCTGAGTGTAAAAACCGCTGCCCAGAAATACGGCAACCAGAAGGCAGCTCCATCATCGTCAGCATCGATACaatcgtcgtcgtcatcgtcgtctgGGCTGGTGCGTGGCCCACCGCCGCAGCCCCTGCCACGTGAGCGCATGCCACAAAGGAATTCGTTGGCAGCCGAGATCAATGCGAGCGCCAA CAACAGAGAAAAGATCTCACCACAATTCTCAATACGCGATGTGATAGCGATGTTCGAATCTCGTTCACAAAACCAATAG
- the LOC108162517 gene encoding GTPase-activating protein CdGAPr-like, which yields CLKTVDRRSNSIDSLRTVGHSRSVSHDSYFDLLQSPQRGLVTTCPSRELSEHGLNFDREEPEMRIFSESESLVSSPRVGKENVPPASGCATRRITRARPEEFSSQTNSVNPSPKKQPRLNLLSPSSARALPLPLPATAVAAAAQPGPQHHCGHEPAGAENCCKRYKLEDQLCDIQFIDCGTPEHAPTVQQQFASVEVHPPPKPARSHVPGPTSPASARYSYPSVQLGAKRKEQQAAKERFSYQGTFMQQGGKPEQTPRAAVHNNTVPMRTKPRVELPPDATDSQGKLSVATPTTPQRSPRYSLLLCDTEESSENSSAVTTPQYDMEPLMRTSAMSGISGVSSNMQQQLLMGGGSSHESLGQHFNNHQDLEQRDMNALKRELSLDLQPVQPRLPQPANRAATLPVKEQLQAAAAAASPNNSNFTDNTSQSVTPSEYGYQHLQRHLSMHSLLATEESSPVYEDFEQTPSNGLHKLVAATSPIKSTISITYKSPEKEKPQQKLLETNFDENIVYEQVKLFRNSVTEVNQMMLRDQETRPACLKQIEKEEHDVCASKAEEMTEQLLQLEKEQQQQQQLLEHQELTEEDEQESQLLYEKIELRKPKTVYENLRGEEMKLILEPDLKPNVNSDRIELDSLDSLPDNMEQEHELPTELHLAPMPAMPVSKSPSFSVKELANKFESSPVEQLPSFDFSVRGGSMKKPNELSVPLSMPKAMPALVSLKKLNNAQKITRSLDENAFVREFGGKQLQDLSLSKLPELPEMNNRRKSFDFTRPKTLNPPKRLPGMSITEEICQKRGSGGGEPEPISITPTTENRISLIQNNVPKDQPASATPFPPPVGRKSVFAGVILDRERIEKIKEERRQQCRQKYHGNTLKSRSKTEPNSTNDSNFPATESLRIKSKSRGDMHSLQKDLDMNLKQLARVPGGGSESTLHTVPSDYVGQGNGQQGQQQQRVRSISDEKNQNCDTNSGGGVAGGGGVGTTLLSVKTAAQKYGSQKAAPSSSASIPSSSSSSSGLVRGPPPQPLPRERMPQRNSLAAEINASANNREKISPQFSIRDVIAMFESRSQNQ from the exons tgcctgaagacggtggaccgacgcTCCAATTCCATTGACAGCCTGCGGACGGTGGGTCATTCGCGCAGCGTCTCCCATGACTCGTACTTTGACCTGCTGCAGTCCCCCCAGCGGGGACTCGTGACCACCTGCCCCTCGAGGGAGCTCTCAGAGCATGGGCTCAATTTCGATCGCGAGGAGCCGGAGATGCGCATCTTTTCGGAGAGCGAATCGCTGGTCAGTTCCCCGCGTGTGGGCAAAGAGAACGTCCCCCCGGCCTCGGGCTGCGCCACGCGCAGGATAACGCGCGCCCGCCCCGAGGAGTTCTCCAGTCAGACGAACAGCGTGAATCCCAGTCCCAAGAAGCAGCCGCGTCTCAATCTATTGTCTCCCTCGTCGGCCAGGGCCCTGCCTCTTCCATTGCCAGCCACTGCCGTGGCGGCAGCGGCTCAACCGGGGCCGCAGCACCATTGCGGCCACGAGCCAGCGGGTGCGGAGAACTGCTGCAAGCGCTACAAGCTGGAGGATCAGCTCTGCGATATACAGTTTATTGATTGCGGCACGCCTGAGCATGCGCCGACGGTGCAGCAACAGTTTGCCAGCGTGGAAGTGCATCCGCCACCGAAGCCCGCTAGGTCGCATGTGCCAGGACCAACATCTCCTGCCTCGGCGCGGTATAGCTATCCCTCAGTGCAGTTGGGGGCCAAGCGAaaggagcagcaggcggccAAGGAGAGATTTAGCTACCAGGGGACGTTCATGCAGCAAGGGGGGAAGCCAGAGCAGACCCCACGTGCCGCAGTGCA CAATAACACGGTACCAATGCGCACCAAACCCCGAGTGGAACTGCCGCCAGATGCCACCGATTCGCAGGGAAAGCTTTCGGTGGCCACACCCACAACGCCACAAAGAAGTCCACGATACAGCCTGCTGCTGTGCGACACGGAGGAGAGCTCTGAGAACAGTTCGGCTGTGACCACACCCCAATACGATATGGAGCCACTGATGCGAACCTCAGCGATGTCGGGCATCTCTGGGGTATCCTCCaacatgcagcagcagctgctgatgGGAGGCGGTAGCTCTCATGAGAGTCTGGGACAGCAT TTTAACAATCACCAAGACCTGGAACAGCGTGATATGAATGCCCTGAAACGAGAGTTGTCATTAGATTTGCAACCAGTGCAGCCACGCCTGCCGCAGCCCGCGAATCGTGCGGCCACATTGCCCGTGAAGGAACAActgcaggcagcagcagccgctgcCTCGCCCAACAATTCGAATTTCACGGACAACACTAGTCAGTCGGTAACGCCCAGCGAATACGGCTACCAGCATTTGCAGCGGCATCTCAGCATGCACTCGCTGTTGGCCACAGAGGAGAGCTCCCCGGTGTACGAGGACTTTGAGCAGACGCCCAGCAATGGACTGCACAAACTGGTGGCAGCCACAAGTCCCATTAAGTCAACCATAAGCATCACCTACAAGTCCCCGGAGAAGGAGAAGCCCCAGCAGAAGCTGCTGGAAACCAACTTTGACGAGAATATCGTGTATGAACAGGTGAAGCTCTTCCGCAATTCGGTGACGGAAGTCAATCAGATGATGCTGAGAGACCAGGAGACGCGGCCCGCCTGTCTGAAGCAGATCGAGAAGGAGGAGCACGATGTGTGTGCCAGCAAGGCGGAAGAGATGACAGAGCAATTGCTGCAATTGgaaaaggagcagcagcagcagcaacagctcttGGAGCATCAGGAACTGACCGAAGAGGATGAGCAGGAATCCCAATTGCTCTACGAAAAAATTGAGCTACGAAAACCGAAAACAGTCTACGAAAATCTACGTGGCGAGGAAATGAAACTCATTTTAGAGCCAGACCTCAAACCAAACGTCAACAGTGATCGAATCGAATTGGATAGTCTCGACAGTTTGCCCGACAACATGGAACAGGAGCACGAGCTGCCAACAGAACTCCATCTGGCACCAATGCCAGCCATGCCAGTCAGCAAATCGCCATCTTTCAGTGTCAAGGAGTTGGCCAATAAATTCGAGAGTTCACCCGTGGAGCAGCTGCCCAGCTTTGACTTTTCGGTGCGCGGCGGCTCCATGAAGAAGCCAAATGAGTTGAGTGTGCCTCTGTCCATGCCCAAGGCCATGCCCGCACTTGTCTCACTAAAGAAACTGAACAACGCACAGAAGATCACGCGTTCGCTGGACGAGAATGCCTTTGTGCGTGAGTTTGGGGGCAAACAGTTGCAGGATCTGTCGTTGAGCAAGTTGCCAGAGCTGCCAGAAATGAACAATCGCCGCAAGAGCTTCGATTTTACGCGTCCCAAGACTTTGAATCCCCCAAAGAGGCTGCCGGGGATGAGCATCACCGAGGAGATCTGTCAGAAgcgcggcagcggcggcggcgaaCCCGAACCGATTTCCATCACTCCCACCACAGAGAATCGCATTTCCCTCATACAGAATAATGTACCCAAGGATCAGCCAGCATCAGCTACGCCGTTTCCCCCACCTGTCGGACGAAAGAGTGTGTTCGCGGGAGTGATTCTCGATCGCGAGCGCATTGAGAAGATCAAGGAGGAGCGACGCCAGCAGTGTAGACAGAAGTACCATGGCAACACATTGAAGTCGCGATCCAAAACGGAACCCAACTCAACGAACGACAGTAATTTCCCCGCCACGGAGTCGTTGCGCATTAAATCCAAGTCACGCGGTGATATGCACTCACTGCAAAAGGACTTGGACATGAATCTAAAGCAACTGGCCCGTGTACCGGGCGGTGGCTCTGAGAGCACACTACATACAGTGCCCAGCGATTACGTGGGGCAAGGAAATGGACAGCAgggacaacagcagcagcgtgTGCGTAGCATTTCCGATGAGAAGAATCAAAATTGTGATACCAATAGTGGTGGTGGAGTTGCAGGTGGAGGTGGTGTTGGCACAACGCTTCTGAGTGTAAAAACCGCTGCCCAGAAATACGGCAGCCAGAAGGCAGCTCCATCATCGTCAGCATCGATAccatcgtcgtcgtcatcgtcgtctgGGCTGGTGCGTGGCCCACCGCCGCAGCCCCTGCCACGTGAGCGCATGCCACAAAGGAATTCGTTGGCAGCCGAGATCAATGCGAGCGCCAA CAACAGAGAAAAGATCTCACCACAATTCTCAATACGCGATGTGATAGCGATGTTCGAATCTCGTTCACAAAACCAATAG
- the LOC117188673 gene encoding uncharacterized protein LOC117188673, with protein MARRGILGVRRRPAQGNHGPRPANHKQNTTPRPRKQNRATPRSMDHQQENPNGPIPDTSWDDGWHARLQEWDAQEEAAAPERGENPDWQPLDHAPMKWLSPVPTDHNAPNPEPTSCTAREAEPGNPSQPKEDSDLSLGLEEAEAGGLLTAFEEMPELNALQEEQEWPIAPVAWRVSTPDRRIPQSLLEGASAQANAARPGRSRIRSLEHHDGQRFRVCISGNLVRISPRPTPK; from the coding sequence ATGGCACGGAGGGGCATCCTAGGGGTGCGTCGCCGCCCAGCTCAAGGCAACCACGGTCCACGACCAGCCAACCACAAGCAAAACACCACTCCCCGACCCCGCAAGCAGAACCGGGCAACACCACGCAGCATGGACCATCAACAGGAGAACCCAAACGGCCCGATCCCGGACACCAGCTGGGACGACGGGTGGCACGCCAGACTGCAGGAGTGGGACGcgcaggaggaggcggcaGCCCCGGAAAGAGGGGAGAATCCCGATTGGCAGCCGCTGGACCACGCACCAATGAAGTGGCTATCGCCAGTTCCCACCGACCACAACGCCCCGAACCCGGAACCGACGAGCTGCACGGCCCGAGAGGCCGAACCAGGAAACCCGAGCCAACCAAAGGAGGACAGCGACCTGTCATTGGGCTtggaagaggcagaggcgggCGGACTGCTCACAGCGTTCGAGGAGATGCCCGAGCTAAACGCgctgcaggaggagcaggaatGGCCAATCGCCCCAGTCGCCTGGCGGGTAAGCACGCCTGACCGCCGCATCCCGCAAAGCCTGCTGGAAGGCGCCAGCGCTCAGGCAAACGCGGCGCGGCCCGGGCGCAGCCGGATCCGCAGCCTAGAACACCACGACGGCCAACGCTTCCGCGTATGCATCAGCGGAAATTTGGTGCGCATTTCACCGCGCCCCACCCCGAAGTAG